In Nostoc edaphicum CCNP1411, the sequence CATCCTGAACAATCTGCTGTAATTCAAGTTTCTGATTTACTGCTAGAAATCGACCTCCCCGTATGGGCAGGGCTGATAACTGCCGAAGTCAAGCAGAAGTTTGCCGAAGACTACCGCACTTGGCATCAGCGCCCCGACGAACTGCGGATGCTGATAAATGATGTACAAGGGACAAGAGAACATTTTCCTGTTCTTGCCATATATGAACAAGCGCGGCAATTTTGGCAAGAAACTTTGTCCCAGCATCAAGGCGAAACTATTCTTATAGTGGGGCATAACGGTATTAATCGCGCCCTCATTAGCACAGCCTTGGGAATTTCCCCAAGTCGCTACCATTCAATACAACAATCTAACTGTGGCATCACCGTACTAAATTTTGCCGGTGGATTGGGCGAACCAGTCCAGCTAGAATCTTTAAATCAGACGCAACACACGGGAGAGACTTTACCCTCATTGCGACCGGATCATAAAGGAATACGATTGTTATTGGTGCGTCACGGTGAAACCGAATGGAATCGCCAAACCAGGTTTCAAGGACAAATTGATGTCCCCCTTAACGACAACGGTAGACAACAGTCGCAAAAAGCAGGCGAATTTCTCCAAGAGGTAGCGATTGATTTTGCTGTCAGTAGCACAATGCTGCGCCCTAAAGAAACAGCAGAAATTATTTTAAAACAACATCCGAATGTAAAGTTAGACTTGCAAGATGGTTTAAGAGAAATCAGTCACGGACTCTGGGAAGGAAAATTAGAAACAGAGATAGAGCAAGAGTTTCCAGGAGAGTTGCAGCGCTGGCGGCTAGTACCAGCCCAAGTGCAAATGCCTGAAGGGGAAAATTTGCAAGAAGTGTGGGAACGCAGCGTCGCAGCTTGGCAATCTATTGTGCAAGCTGCATCAACTAATCAATTCAAAACTGTATTAGTAGTAGCTCATGACGCTACTAATAAAACCTTACTTTGTCATGTTCTAGGTTTATCGCTAGAAAATTTCTGGAATTTCCGTCAGGGTAATGGCGCAGTTAGCGTTATCGACTACCCGTCTGGAATCGATGGTTTACCAGTATTGCAAGCAATGAACATCACCACTCACTTCGGTGGAGGCGTACTAGATAAAACAGCAACGGGGGCTTTGTGAGTACTGAGTGCTGAGTGCTGAGTGCTGAGTTAGGAATGAGAAGTAAGGAGTTAGGAGTGAAGAGTAAGGAATAAAGTTAGAAGCAATGACTGAAGAAAAAATAACTCATAAGTAGCTAGACGTAAATAAATTAAAGTTTGTAGTAAGGACTTTAGTCCTAATAATCCTTGCTTCGCTCAATGAATTGCTCATTACGAACTAGGATTTTACTTTATGTTGAATTATGCCTACCTACTTAACTCCTAACTCATAACTCATAACTCATAACTAAAAACTTTTATGACTGAACTGCTGCAAAAAGTACGGGTGATTGACCCAGTTTCTAAAATCGATGAACTCTTTGATGTGCTGATTGCTGATGGTTATATCCAAGAAGTGGCTTCACACATTTCTGACATCACTTCTGATACTCAAATTAGAGATTGTCAGGGATTAGTTCTCGGCCCTGGGTTAGTGGATTTGTACAGCCACTCTGGTGAACCTGGCTTTGAAGAACGAGAAACCCTCTTGTCTTTCTTACAATCTGCTGCTGCTGGCGGCTTTACCAGAGTTAGCATTTTACCCGATACATCCCCAGTTATTGATAACCCTGCTCTTGTGGCACAGTTGCAGCAAAAGAGAGAAGGAAAAAGGAGCAATTTTTCTCCCTTGTCTCTCCCTCTCCCTCTGCTCCATATTTGGGGTGCTATCACCCTAGATGTTGCTGGGAAGCAATTGACGGAGTTGGCAGATTTAGCGGTGGCTGGAGTTGTTGGTTTTACCGATGGTAAGCCGTTAGAAAATTTGGCGCTGGTGCGGCGAGTATTGGAGTATCTTCAGCCGTTGGGTAAACCAGTAGCATTTTGGCCTAGCGATCGCCAGTTAGCAGCAAATGGTGTAATGAGAGAAGGGGCGAATGCTCTCCGTTTTGGTTTACCCCCAATTCCTGCCAGTGCTGAAACTACTGCGATCGCAGCTATGCTTGAATTGGTTGCAACTATAGGCACACCAGTCCATATCATGCGTGTCTCTACAGCTCGCAGTGTGGAATTAATCGCTTCAGCAAAGGCTGCTGGTTTACCCATCACCGCCAGCACCACCTGGATGCACCTTTTACTTGATACCAAAGCAATTAAGAGTTATCACACCAGCTTGCATTTAGACCCGCCTTTAGGTAATCCCAGTGATGTCGCGGCGTTGCGTGCAGGGGTGCGTGCGGGTGTGATAGATGCGATCGCTATTGATCACACACCCTATAGCTATGAAGAAAAAGTCCAAGCTTTCGCCGAAGCACCAGCCGGGGCAATTGGTTTAGAGTTAGCATTACCTCTGCTGTGGCAATATCTCGTTGAAACTGAAGAATTTACAGCTTTAGAATTGTGGCGGGCATTGAGTACTAGATCCGCAGAGTGTTTAGGGCAAAAAGTAAGTGCAATTCTACCTCATCAACCAGCGGAACTTACTTTATTTGATCCCCAGCAAACCT encodes:
- a CDS encoding histidine phosphatase family protein, which codes for MTRVIIVRHGQSGYNTERRIQGRTDASTLTEKGRNDASKVGKALSNILFNAIYSSPLQRAKHTADIIHSELAAHPEQSAVIQVSDLLLEIDLPVWAGLITAEVKQKFAEDYRTWHQRPDELRMLINDVQGTREHFPVLAIYEQARQFWQETLSQHQGETILIVGHNGINRALISTALGISPSRYHSIQQSNCGITVLNFAGGLGEPVQLESLNQTQHTGETLPSLRPDHKGIRLLLVRHGETEWNRQTRFQGQIDVPLNDNGRQQSQKAGEFLQEVAIDFAVSSTMLRPKETAEIILKQHPNVKLDLQDGLREISHGLWEGKLETEIEQEFPGELQRWRLVPAQVQMPEGENLQEVWERSVAAWQSIVQAASTNQFKTVLVVAHDATNKTLLCHVLGLSLENFWNFRQGNGAVSVIDYPSGIDGLPVLQAMNITTHFGGGVLDKTATGAL
- a CDS encoding dihydroorotase gives rise to the protein MTELLQKVRVIDPVSKIDELFDVLIADGYIQEVASHISDITSDTQIRDCQGLVLGPGLVDLYSHSGEPGFEERETLLSFLQSAAAGGFTRVSILPDTSPVIDNPALVAQLQQKREGKRSNFSPLSLPLPLLHIWGAITLDVAGKQLTELADLAVAGVVGFTDGKPLENLALVRRVLEYLQPLGKPVAFWPSDRQLAANGVMREGANALRFGLPPIPASAETTAIAAMLELVATIGTPVHIMRVSTARSVELIASAKAAGLPITASTTWMHLLLDTKAIKSYHTSLHLDPPLGNPSDVAALRAGVRAGVIDAIAIDHTPYSYEEKVQAFAEAPAGAIGLELALPLLWQYLVETEEFTALELWRALSTRSAECLGQKVSAILPHQPAELTLFDPQQTWKVERKSLYTLSQNTPWLGQQLKGHVVQTWC